A single window of Bos javanicus breed banteng chromosome 19, ARS-OSU_banteng_1.0, whole genome shotgun sequence DNA harbors:
- the CHD3 gene encoding chromodomain-helicase-DNA-binding protein 3 isoform X2 — protein MASPLRDEEEEEEEMVVSEEEDEEEEEGDEEEEEVEAADEDYEEDDDEGVLGRGPGHDRGRDRHSPPGCHLFPPPPPPPPPLPPPPPPPPPDKDDIRLLPSALGVKKRKRGPKKQKENKPGKPRKRKKLDSEEEFGSERDEYREKSESGGSEYGTGPGRKRRRKHREKKEKKTKRRKKGEGEGGQKQVEQKSSATLLLTWGLEDVEHVFSEEDYHTLTNYKAFSQFMRPLIAKKNPKIPMSKMMTILGAKWREFSANNPFKGSAAAVAAAAAAAAAAVAEQVSAAVSSATPIAPSGPPTLPPPPAADIQPPPIRRAKTKEGKGPGHKRRSKSPRVPDGRKKLRGKKMAPLKIKLGLLGGKRKKGGSYVLQSDEGPEPEAEESDLDSGSVHSASGRPDGPIRTKKLKRGRPGRKKKKVLGCPAVAGEEEIDGYETDHQDYCEVCQQGGEIILCDTCPRAYHLVCLDPELDRAPEGKWSCPHCEKEGVQWEAKEEEEDYEEEGEEEGEKEEEDDHMEYCRVCKDGGELLCCDACISSYHIHCLNPPLPDIPNGEWLCPRCTCPVLKGRVQKILHWRWGEPPVAMPAPQQADGNPDAPPPRPLQGRSEREFFVKWVGLSYWHCSWAKELQLEIFHLVMYRNYQRKNDMDEPPPLDYGSGEDDGKSDKRKVKDPHYAEMEEKYYRFGIKPEWMTVHRIINHSVDKKGNYHYLVKWRDLPYDQSTWEEDEMNIPEYEDHKQSYWRHRELIMGEDPAQPRKYKKKKKELQGDGPPSSPTNDPTVKYETQPRFITATGGTLHMYQLEGLNWLRFSWAQGTDTILADEMGLGKTIQTIVFLYSLYKEGHTKGPFLVSAPLSTIINWEREFQMWAPKFYVVTYTGDKDSRAIIRENEFSFEDNAIKGGKKAFKMKREAQVKFHVLLTSYELITIDQAALGSIRWACLVVDEAHRLKNNQSKFFRVLNGYKIDHKLLLTGTPLQNNLEELFHLLNFLTPERFNNLEGFLEEFADISKEDQIKKLHDLLGPHMLRRLKADVFKNMPAKTELIVRVELSPMQKKYYKYILTRNFEALNSRGGGNQVSLLNIMMDLKKCCNHPYLFPVAAMESPKLPSGAYEGGALIKASGKLMLLQKMLRKLKEQGHRVLIFSQMTKMLDLLEDFLDYEGYKYERIDGGITGALRQEAIDRFNAHGAQQFCFLLSTRAGGLGINLATADTVIIFDSDWNPHNDIQAFSRAHRIGQANKVMIYRFVTRASVEERITQVAKRKMMLTHLVVRPGLGSKAGSMSKQELDDILKFGTEELFKDENEGENKEEDSSVIHYDNEAIARLLDRNQDATEDTDVQNMNEYLSSFKVAQYVVREEDKIEEIEREIIKQEENVDPDYWEKLLRHHYEQQQEDLARNLGKGKRVRKQVNYNDAAQEDQDNQSEYSVGSEEEDEDFDERPEGRRQSKRQLRNEKDKPLPPLLARVGGNIEVLGFNTRQRKAFLNAVMRWGMPPQDAFTTQWLVRDLRGKTEKEFKAYVSLFMRHLCEPGADGSETFADGVPREGLSRQQVLTRIGVMSLVKKKVQEFEHINGRWSMPELMPDPSADSKRSSRASSPTKTSPTTPEASAANSPCTSKPATPAPSEKGDGIRTPLEKDEAENQEEKPEKNSRIGEKMETEADTPSPAPSLGERLEPRKMPLEDEVPGVPGEMEPELGYRGDREKSATESTPGERGEEKPMDGQEHRERPEGETGDLGKREDVKGDRELRSGPPRDEPRSNGRREEKAEKPRFMFNIADGGFTELHTLWQNEERAAISSGKLNEIWHRRHDYWLLAGIVLHGYARWQDIQNDAQFAIINEPFKTEANKGNFLEMKNKFLARRFKLLEQALVIEEQLRRAAYLNLSQEPAHPAMALHARFAEAECLAESHQHLSKESLAGNKPANAVLHKGKGRGGPARGRAHSAASEPAGGVAERHEGGRDPPASHAVPNTPHRSPPSDVRAQHPQPAGQQGHRDSPHTGLPPGSIRYTSGVRGGLQRRTRRGPGRRRRQLQPDASRVLHHSRHQRPSSAGEEGEGNGGGTGGRRAGSEGAPNRGGDLYRRLTGSQACPSPRSRPRGRPPAQALGPAASPPPSPPLGPPLG, from the exons ATAAGGATGACATTCGACTGCTGCCTTCAGCATTGGGCGTGAAGAAGAGAAAGCGAGGACCTAAGAAACAGAAGGAGAACAAGCCAGGAAAGCCCCGGAAACGCAAGAAGCTT GACAGCGAGGAGGAATTTGGCTCTGAGCGAGATGAGTACCGGGAGAAGTCAGAGAGTGGAGGCAGTGAATATGGAACCGGACCAGGTCGGAAACGGAGACGGAAGCACcgagaaaaaaaggagaagaagacaaAGCGGCGGAaaaaaggggagggagagggagggcaaAAG CAAGTGGAACAGAAGTCATCAGCAACCCTGCTTCTGACCTGGGGCCTGGAGGACGTGGAACATGTGTTCTCCGAGGAAGATTACCACACACTCACCAACTACAAAGCCTTCAGCCAATTCATGAG GCCCCTCATTGCTAAGAAGAATCCTAAGATCCCAATGTCTAAGATGATGACCATTCTCGGGGCCAAGTGGAGAGAGTTCAGCGCCAACAACCCCTTCAAGGGGTCGGCGGCTGCTGTggcagcggcagcggcagcagcggCGGCTGCTGTAGCTGAGCAGGTGTCAGCCGCTGTCTCCTCGGCCACCCCCATAGCACCCTCCGGACCCCCCACCCTTCCACCACCCCCTGCTGCTGATATCCAGCCCCCACCCATCCGAAGAGCCAAAACCAAAGAGGGCAAAG GTCCAGGCCACAAGCGGCGGAGTAAGAGCCCCCGAGTGCCCGACGGACGCAAGAAGCTTCGGGGAAAGAAGATGGCACCACTCAAAATCAAGCTAGGGCTTCTGGGTGGCAAGAGAAAGAAGGGCGGCTCG TATGTTTTGCAGAGTGACGAGGGCCCCGAACCGGAGGCCGAGGAATCAGACCTGGACAGCGGCAGTGTCCACAGTGCCTCAGGCCGCCCCGATGGCCCCATCCGCACCAAGAAATTAAAACGAGGCCGGCctggaaggaagaagaagaagg TTCTAGGCTGTCCCGCtgtggctggggaggaggagattGACGGCTACGAGACAGATCACCAGGATTACTGTGAGGTGTGCCAGCAGGGTGGGGAGATCATTCTGTGTGACACCTGCCCTCGTGCCTACCACCTCGTCTGCCTTGATCCTGAGCTTGACCGGGCTCCTGAGGGCAAGTGGAGCTGCCCTCACTGT GAGAAGGAGGGGGTCCAGTGGGAagccaaggaggaggaggaagactatgaagaggagggggaggaggaaggggagaaggaggaagaagatgacCACATGGAGTATTGCCGCGTGTGCAAGGACGGCGGGGAGCTGCTGTGCTGCGACGCCTGCATCTCCTCCTACCACATCCACTGTCTGAACCCCCCGCTGCCCGACATCCCCAACGGCGAATGGCTGTGTCCCCGATGCACC TGTCCTGTGCTGAAAGGCCGTGTGCAGAAGATCCTGCACTGGCGGTGGGGAGAGCCACCCGTGGCCATGCCAGCCCCCCAGCAGGCAGACGGGAATCCGGATGCCCCACCGCCACGACCTCTTCAAGGCAGATCCGAGCGAGAGTTCTTTGTCAAGTGGGTGGGCCTGTCCTACTGGCACTGCTCCTGGGCCAAGGAGCTGCAG CTGGAAATCTTCCACTTGGTGATGTACCGAAACTACCAACGGAAGAATGACATGGATGAGCCCCCACCCCTGGACTATGGCTCTGGTGAGGACGATGGCAAGAGTGACAAGCGCAAGGTGAAGGACCCACACTACGCCGAGATGGAGGAGAAGTACTATCGTTTTGGCATCAAGCCAGAGTGGATGACCGTCCACCGGATCATCAACCACAG TGTGGATAAAAAGGGGAATTACCACTATCTAGTGAAATGGAGGGACTTGCCCTATGACCAGTCCACATGGGAGGAAGATGAAATGAACATCCCTGAATATGAAGACCACAAGCAGAGCTACTGGAGACACCG AGAACTAATTATGGGGGAGGACCCTGCTCAGCCCCGCAAgtataagaagaagaagaaggagctGCAGGGTGATGGGCCTCCCAGTTCTCCTACTAACGAT CCTACAGTGAAATATGAGACTCAGCCACGCTTCATCACAGCCACAGGAGGCACACTACACATGTATCAGCTGGAAGGATTGAACTGGCTACGCTTCTCATGGGCCCAGGGCACTGATACCATTTTGGCTGATGAAATGGGGCTGGGCAAGACCATACAAACCATCGTCTTCCTCTACTCACTCTATAAGGAG GGCCACACAAAGGGTCCCTTCCTGGTGAGTGCCCCGCTGTCCACCATCATCAACTGGGAGCGGGAGTTCCAGATGTGGGCACCCAAGTTCTATGTAGTGACATACACGGGTGACAAGGACAGTCGAGCCATCATTCGTGAGAATGAGTTTTCCTTTGAAGACAACGCCATCAAAGGTGGCAAGAAAGCTTTTAAGATGAAG AGGGAGGCACAGGTGAAGTTCCATGTTCTCCTGACATCATATGAGCTGATCACCATTGATCAGGCAGCTCTCGGCTCCATCCGCTGGGCCTGTCTCGTGGTGGATGAGGCCCATCGGCTCAAGAACAACCAGTCCAAG TTTTTCAGGGTCCTCAATGGCTACAAGATAGATCATAAGTTGCTGCTGACAGGGACTCCATTGCAGAATAATCTGGAGGAGCTCTTCCATCTGCTGAACTTCCTCACCCCAGAGAGGTTTAA CAacctggagggcttcctggaggagtttGCTGACATATCCAAAGAAGACCAGATTAAGAAACTTCATGACTTGCTGGGGCCACACATGCTGCGGAGGCTCAAGGCAGATGTCTTTAAGAACATGCCAGCCAAAACAGAGCTCATTGTTCGCGTGGAGCTGAGCCCCATGCAGAA GAAATACTACAAGTATATCCTGACCCGAAATTTTGAGGCCTTGAATTCACGAGGTGGTGGGAACCAGGTGTCGCTGCTGAACATCATGATGGATCTTAAGAAGTGCTGCAACCATCCGTACCTCTTTCCTGTGGCTGCTATG gagtcCCCCAAACTTCCCAGTGGGGCTTATGAGGGTGGGGCACTTATTAAGGCGTCTGGGAAGCTCATGCTGCTGCAGAAGATGCTGCGAAAGCTGAAAGAGCAAGGACACAGAGTGCTCATCTTCTCGCAG aTGACCAAAATGTTAGACTTACTGGAGGACTTCTTAGACTACGAGGGCTACAAGTATGAGCGCATTGATGGCGGCATCACTGGTGCCCTGAGGCAGGAGGCCATTGACCGCTTCAATG CTCATGGGGCCCAAcaattctgtttcctcctctccaCCCGGGCCGGAGGCCTGGGCATCAATCTGGCCACTGCTGACACTGTCATCATCTTCGATTCAGACTGGAACCCCCATAATGATATCCAG GCCTTCAGCCGTGCTCATCGGATTGGCCAGGCCAACAAAGTGATGATTTACCGGTTTGTGACTCGCGCCTCGGTGGAAGAGCGAATCACACAGGTGGCCAAGAGAAAGATGATGCTGACACATCTGGTGGTGCGGCCCGGGCTGGGCTCCAAGGCGGGCTCCATGTCCAAGCAGGAGCTGGACGACATCCTCAAATTTGGTACCGAGGAGCTATTTAAGGATGAAAATGAGG GTGAGAACAAGGAGGAGGACAGCAGTGTGATTCACTACGACAACGAGGCCATTGCTCGGCTTTTGGACCGGAATCAGGATGCAACTGAGGACACTGACGTACAGAACATGAACGAGTATCTCAGCTCCTTCAAGGTGGCCCAGTATGTGGTTCGGGAAGAAGACAAG ATTGAGGAAATTGAACGAGAGATCATCAAGCAGGAAGAGAACGTTGACCCCGACTACTGGGAGAAGCTGCTGCGGCACCACTACGAGCAACAGCAGGAAGACCTGGCGAGGAACCTCGGCAAGGGCAAGCGGGTCCGCAAGCAGGTCAACTACAATGACGCTGCTCAGGAGGACCAAG ATAACCAGTCAGAATACTCAGTGGGATcagaggaggaggatgaagacTTTGATGAGCGTCCTGAAG GGCGTCGACAGTCAAAGAGGCAGCTTCGGAACGAAAAGGATAAGCCACTGCCTCCACTGCTGGCTCGAGTTGGGGGCAACATTGAG GTGCTGGGATTCAACACCCGTCAGCGGAAGGCCTTCCTCAACGCAGTGATGCGCTGGGGCATGCCCCCGCAGGACGCCTTCACCACCCAGTGGCTGGTGCGGGACCTCAGGGGCAAGACTGAGAAAGAGTTCAA GGCCTATGTGTCTTTGTTTATGCGCCATCTCTGTGAGCCCGGGGCAGACGGCTCTGAAACCTTTGCTGACGGAGTCCCTCGGGAGGGGCTGAGTCGCCAGCAAGTGTTGACCCGCATTGGAGTCATGTCTCTCGTCAAGAAAAAG GTACAGGAGTTCGAGCACATCAATGGGCGCTGGTCTATGCCGGAGCTGATGCCTGACCCCAGTGCTGACTCCAAGCGCTCCTCCAGAGCCTCCTCTCCTACCAAAACGTCTCCCACCACTCCTGAGGCCTCAGCTGCAAACAGCCCTTGCACCTCAAAACCTG CTACTCCAGCTCCCAGCGAGAAAGGAGATGGCATAAGGACACCTCTGGAGAAGGATGAAGCAGAAAACCAGGAGGAGAAGCCAGAAAAGAATAGCAGGATTGGGGAGAAGATGGAGACAGAG GCTGATACCCCTAGCccagccccatccctgggagaGCGGCTGGAGCCAAGGAAGATGCCTCTAGAGGATGAGGTGCCAGGGGTACCTGGAGAGATGGAGCCTGAACTTGGGTACCGGGGGGACAGAGAGAAGTCAG CCACGGAGTCGACGCCAGGAGAGAGGGGGGAGGAGAAGCCGATGGATGGACAGGAACACAGGGAGAGGCCGGAGGGGGAGACGGGGGATTTGGGCAAGAGAG AAGACGTGAAAGGGGACCGGGAGCTTCGGTCTGGGCCTCCTCGAGATGAGCCACGGTCCAATGGGCGACGtgaggaaaaggcagagaaaccgcGGTTCATGTTCAACATTGCAGATGGTGGCTTCACAG AGCTTCACACGCTGTGGCAGAATGAGGAGCGGGCGGCTATTTCCTCGGGGAAACTCAACGAGATCTGGCACCGAAGACACGACTATTGGCTCCTGGCTGGTATTGTCCT CCATGGCTACGCACGGTGGCAGGACATCCAGAATGATGCTCAGTTTGCCATTATCAATGAGCCATTTAAAACTGAAGCCAATAAGGGGAACTTTctggagatgaaaaataaattcttggCCCGGAGATTCAAG CTCCTGGAGCAGGCGCTGGTGATTGAGGAGCAGCTGCGGCGGGCGGCCTACCTGAACCTATCACAGGAGCCGGCGCACCCCGCCATGGCCCTCCACGCCCGCTTCGCCGAGGCCGAGTGCCTGGCCGAGAGCCACCAGCACCTCTCCAAGGAGTCGCTGGCGGGGAACAAGCCGGCCAACGCCGTCCTGCACAAGGGTAAGGGCCGCGGCGGCCCCGCGCGGGGGAGGGCCCACAGCGCTGC TTCTGAACCAGCTGGAGGAGTTGCTGAGCGACATGAAGGCGGACGTGACCCGCCTGCCAGCCACGCTGTCCCGAATACCCCCCATCGCAGCCCGCCTTCAGATGTCCGAGCGCAGCATCCTCAGCCGGCTGGCCAGCAAGGGCACAGAGACTCACCCCACACCG GCCTTCCCCCCGGGTCCATACGCTACACCTCCGGGGTACGGGGCGGCCTTCAGCGCCGCACCCGTCGGGGCCCTGGCCGCCGCAGGCGCCAATTACAGCCAGATGCCAGCAGGGTCCTTCATCACAG CCGCCACCAACGGCCCTCCAGTGCTggtgaagaaggagaaggaaatggtggggGCACTGGTGGCAGACGGGCTGGATCGGAAGGAGCCCCGAACCGGGGAGGTGATCTGTATAGACGACTGACCGGATCCCAGGCCTGCCCTTCACCCAGGTCCCGGCCCCGAGGTCGACCCCCAGCTCAGGCTCTGGGGCCTGCTGCCAGTCCTCCACCTTCCCCACCCCTTGGGCCACCACTGGGCTAG